Proteins co-encoded in one Deltaproteobacteria bacterium genomic window:
- a CDS encoding DUF1992 domain-containing protein: protein MDIIAKIAEERIKEAIERGDFKNLPGKGRPLVIEDLSMVPEELRICYKVLKNAGLLPPELELRKEIATLETLLSTVDSERDLKSTISMLNEKILQLNILEKRSLPLEKKQYYVGALRKRLNIPPRSEKKRG, encoded by the coding sequence CTGGACATCATCGCGAAAATAGCGGAGGAGAGGATCAAGGAGGCCATCGAGAGGGGGGATTTCAAGAATCTCCCGGGGAAGGGAAGGCCACTCGTGATCGAGGACCTCTCCATGGTTCCCGAAGAACTGAGAATCTGCTACAAGGTATTGAAAAATGCCGGCCTCCTCCCCCCCGAACTGGAGCTCAGGAAGGAGATAGCCACGCTGGAGACGCTCCTTTCCACCGTGGACAGCGAGAGGGATCTTAAGAGCACGATTTCGATGCTCAATGAGAAGATCCTTCAGTTGAACATCCTCGAGAAGAGATCTCTGCCGCTGGAAAAAAAGCAGTACTATGTCGGTGCCCTCAGAAAGCGGCTGAACATTCCCCCCCGCTCAGAAAAGAAGCGGGGATAG
- a CDS encoding disulfide oxidoreductase has translation MKKENKQVKPESILYEVIENFPALRRKIGELFGKRCLSCPSSKRETIAYTAFHKGLDPDVVVRDLNSILLGQKKGK, from the coding sequence ATGAAAAAGGAAAACAAACAGGTCAAACCCGAGTCAATCCTTTATGAGGTTATCGAGAACTTTCCCGCTCTGCGCCGAAAGATCGGCGAACTCTTCGGCAAGCGGTGCCTTTCCTGCCCGAGCTCGAAGCGGGAGACAATAGCCTATACGGCGTTCCATAAAGGCCTTGACCCCGATGTGGTGGTTCGGGACCTGAACAGCATCCTGTTGGGACAGAAAAAGGGCAAGTAA